CTGCTGGCGCGCTTCGAGGGTGAGCGGCGGCAGTTCCTCGAGGCCATCTTCAATGCTTCCACCCGGGCCCGCACCTGGTGCACCGTGGATTTCGACGCGCTCTACAGCGGGCATCAGGCGCCGCGCGCCCGGGTGGTCAAGGCGCTGGACTACCTGCAGGAGCGCGGTTGGATCGAGCTGGAAAGCAAGCAGATGACCGACGTCTACACCGTGCTGCAGGCGGACTTCGACGCGCAAGCGCTGGCCGGCGAGCTGCACGCCTATTTCGTCGCCCAGGAGGGCAGCGAGATCCGCCGTATCCAGGCCATGCTCGCGTTGTTCGCCGGTGAGCAGTGCCTGAGTCATCGCCTGGCCCGCTATTTTGGCGACGAGCAGGCGCCCCAGCAATGCGGACACTGCTCGGTGTGCCGCGGCCAGATCGCCCAGTTGCCCGAACCGCCGGCGCTGCCGCCCCTGGCGGAGCACGACCGCAATGCCTTGTGCACGCCATTCATCGCCGCCCACCAAGCTGCACGAGGCGGCGAATGGCCCGGTAACGAATGCCTGGCACGCTTTCTCTGCGGCCTCGGCTCGCCACTGTTCACCCGCCTCAAGGCGCGGCAGATCAAGGGTTTCGCTGCGCTGGAGGATTATCCCTACGGCGAGATTCGTGCCTGGCTGGGCAACGCCTGACGGGGCGCGACTGAGGTAGGCGTCGCGCAGTGGGCCATACTGCACGGTTTCGAGCCCCGGAACCCACGCCATGACCCTTTCCCTGCCCCAGCGCCTGGCCCGCGCCCTTAATGCGCAGCCCGGCGAGCTGATCGCCGCCCTGGCCGGTTTCGCGTTGTTCTTCTGCCTGTTCAGCGGCTACTTCATGCTGCGGCCGATTCGCGAGTCGATGGGCATCCAGGCCGGGGTGGATAACCTGCAATGGCTGTTCACCGCGACCTTCGTGGTCATGCTGCTGGCGGTGCCGCTGTTCGCCTGGCTCAATTCGCGGGTGCCGCGCATCCGGTTCATCGACTGGGTCTACGGCTTCTTCTGCCTCAACCTGCTGGGCTTCGCCCTGGCGTTCAGCCTGATGGCCGACAGCCTGTGGTTGGCGCGGACGTTCTACGTGTGGATTTCGGTCTACAACCTGTTCGTGGTGTCGGTGGCCTGGAGCCTGATGGCCGATGTATTCGACGCTCCCCAGGCCAAGCGGCTGTTCGCCTTTATCGCCGCGGGCGCCAGCGTCGGTGGGCTGACCGGCCCGGCGCTGAGCGCGTTGCTGGTCGGCAGCATCGGTGCCAGCGGCCTGGCGCTGTTGGCGGCGCTGTTGCTGGCCGCTGCCCTGGCGCTCAAGCATTACCTGATGCTCTGGCGAGAGCGGGCCGGTGCCGGGCGACCGGGGGCCAGCCTGACGGAGAGTCCACGACGCCCGGTGGCGGGCAATCCGTTCAGCGGCATGACCCGGGTATTCACCTCGTCCTACCTGCTGGGCATCTGCGCCTTCGTCATCCTGCTCGCCACGGTCACCACCTTTCTGTATTTCGAGCAGGCACGGCTGGTGGCCGAGCTGTTCCCTGATCGCGACGAACAGGTACGGGTATTCGGGCTGATCGATTTCGTGGTGCAGGCCGGCGCGCTGCTGGCCCAGCTGTTCATCACCGGTCGTGTGGCTCAGCGCCTCGGCGTGCGCAGCCTGCTGGCAGCGGTGCCGATGCTGATGGGCGTGGGCTTTCTGGCCCTGGCCCTGGCGCCGACCTTCGCGGTGCTGGCCGGCTTGATGATCGTGCGGCGCATCGGCGAATACGCCTTCGTGCGGCCGGGCCGGGAGATGCTCTTCGCGCCGCTGGATGCCGAGAGCAAGTACAAGGCCAAGAACTTCATCGACACCGTGGTCTACCGCGGCGGTGATGCGCTCAGCGGCTGGGCCAAGAGCCTGATCGACCTGCTTGGCTACGGCGTGGCATTGATCGCGGTGGTCGGGGCACTCTGCGCGGCGCTCTGGGGGCTGTTGGGCTGGTACCTGGGCGGCCGGGCGGATAGGGGCGAAACCGGTACACCGGTGGCCGAGCGCGAGGTGCCGGTCAGGCGCTGATCAGCGTGCGCGCCTCGCTGAAGCAGGCTTCGGCCAGGGGCGAGCGAGGCGCGCCGCGGCGCATGATCAGGCCCAGCGGCGCCAGGGTGTGGGCGTCCTCGATGGGCGTGAGGATCAGCTCGTTGGTGAACTCGGCCAGGCCGTTGCGCAGCGGCATGATCGAACAGCACAGCCCGGCGCTGACCGCCTGCAGCAGCTGGTGAACGGCATCGGTTTCCAGCTTGGGCAGGGGCGTCAGGCCCCGAGAGCGGAAGCTGTGGTCGATCGACTGGCGAAAGTGCATGCCGGCCGACAGCAGGCCCAGGGGCAGGTCGATCAGGCTTTCCCAGCGCAGGGTGGTTTCGCTGAACTGGAAATGCCTGCGGTCGTACAGCAGGCCCATGCGCGTGGCGGCCAGTTCCAGGCTGTCGAAATGTTCGCGGTCCAGGCGATCCAGGTAGGACAGGCCTAGGTCCAACTGGTTGCTGCCCAGGCGCTCGAGAATCTGGTCGCTGCTCAGGGCGAACAGCTGAAAGCGCAGCCCCGGGTGCTGCTCGGCGAACAGGCGCACCAGCTCCATCGGGTCGAAGCCGGACAGCGGCACCACGCCCAGGCGCAGGGTGCCAACCAGTTGGCCGCGGCAGGCGGCGGCCTCGGCGTACAGGCCGTCGTGGGCGGCCATCAGGCTGCGTGCCCAGGCCAGCACGCGCTCGCCTTCGGCGGTAAAGCCTTCGAAGCGCTGACCGCGGCGTACCAGTTCCAGACCCAGCTCGTTTTCCAGGTTGCGCAGGCGCATCGACAGCGTCGGCTGGGTGACGTGGCAGCGCGCCGCGGCCTGGCCGAAATGGCGGGTTTCGTCGAGGGCGATCAGAAACTTGAGCTGCTTGATATCCATGGGCGCTCTATCCGGGGAGTGGGCGGTGCCGGGGCGGCGCGGCCGTGCGTGAAAGGTCGACGGAGCCTGGCAGCGGCATCAGGAGACGACGGTATCGTCCTGGGCCTGGGTATGGCGCTCGGCCACCCAATATTCGATCAGGTCGCGCAGCTGCGAGAGCTCCACCGGCTTGGCCATGTGGCCGTCCATGCCGGCCTGGCGGGCGCGCTCCTTGTGTTCGCTGAGAATGTGCGCAGTCAGTGCGACCACCGGCGTACGCGGGCGGCGCTCGGCGATCTCCCAGGCACGCAGCTGCTCGGT
Above is a genomic segment from Pseudomonas argentinensis containing:
- a CDS encoding NTP/NDP exchange transporter produces the protein MTLSLPQRLARALNAQPGELIAALAGFALFFCLFSGYFMLRPIRESMGIQAGVDNLQWLFTATFVVMLLAVPLFAWLNSRVPRIRFIDWVYGFFCLNLLGFALAFSLMADSLWLARTFYVWISVYNLFVVSVAWSLMADVFDAPQAKRLFAFIAAGASVGGLTGPALSALLVGSIGASGLALLAALLLAAALALKHYLMLWRERAGAGRPGASLTESPRRPVAGNPFSGMTRVFTSSYLLGICAFVILLATVTTFLYFEQARLVAELFPDRDEQVRVFGLIDFVVQAGALLAQLFITGRVAQRLGVRSLLAAVPMLMGVGFLALALAPTFAVLAGLMIVRRIGEYAFVRPGREMLFAPLDAESKYKAKNFIDTVVYRGGDALSGWAKSLIDLLGYGVALIAVVGALCAALWGLLGWYLGGRADRGETGTPVAEREVPVRR
- a CDS encoding LysR family transcriptional regulator, encoding MDIKQLKFLIALDETRHFGQAAARCHVTQPTLSMRLRNLENELGLELVRRGQRFEGFTAEGERVLAWARSLMAAHDGLYAEAAACRGQLVGTLRLGVVPLSGFDPMELVRLFAEQHPGLRFQLFALSSDQILERLGSNQLDLGLSYLDRLDREHFDSLELAATRMGLLYDRRHFQFSETTLRWESLIDLPLGLLSAGMHFRQSIDHSFRSRGLTPLPKLETDAVHQLLQAVSAGLCCSIMPLRNGLAEFTNELILTPIEDAHTLAPLGLIMRRGAPRSPLAEACFSEARTLISA